The following are encoded in a window of Deinococcus carri genomic DNA:
- a CDS encoding DUF1998 domain-containing protein encodes MTSPPVFRKAGEVRPSQLITTFGPGAIVDTRALSVIVGGLDTWNTERTHIIREPRLERILKVSHFLTPSSGGGGGVPAYVFPRYQHCPECGTLSLYGSDDLKHTRADREPECNAPGCNQPREEGAPGKGKPRRVRTVPAPIVVACAHGHLDDFPWREYVHRGDTECTRRLRLFTRARTGSIADLVVECDCGRDDPKKPSKVFRSLSDAFNQEKFTEECKGRRPWMGMSEYDAHGCQQPQSLRAMQRVATNGWFSVVRSALSIGEQATPLRRAVQECNQGQIEKLTTPEGVKVMLDMGMFPSLSGYTPQEVWDELQRMRGLKELSDTDLRRPEWEVLRDPDSAQDDQKDLFLEGGEVPTGFETEVTRVVLARKLLEVRALVGFTRIDAVAGFDDELPDQLAPLSRTPLDWLPAVEVRGEGIFIELNETKLREWEGQKAVRQRALQLAVNFSTLQRQFRGRQPVPFPGARYVLLHSLSHALIRQLSLDCGYSASAIRERIYSSTDPEQPMSGILLYTASADTDGSLGGLVDLGSDKRLPELLRGALRSMERCSSDPLCADHEPAEHGGLKGAACHACVLASETSCETFNRFLDRNFLVPTMARSDLAFFGREHLR; translated from the coding sequence ATGACGTCCCCCCCTGTTTTTAGAAAGGCCGGGGAGGTCCGGCCCAGCCAACTCATCACGACCTTCGGCCCGGGCGCGATCGTCGACACCCGTGCCCTATCAGTTATCGTCGGTGGTCTGGATACCTGGAACACCGAGCGGACGCACATCATTCGTGAGCCCCGCCTAGAGCGCATCCTCAAGGTCAGTCACTTTCTGACCCCCAGTTCCGGTGGGGGGGGCGGTGTGCCAGCATATGTCTTCCCCCGCTACCAGCACTGTCCGGAATGCGGCACGCTTTCGCTCTATGGCAGCGACGACCTCAAGCATACCCGGGCCGACCGTGAACCGGAATGTAATGCTCCTGGTTGCAACCAGCCCAGGGAAGAGGGGGCACCAGGCAAGGGCAAGCCCCGCCGGGTCCGGACAGTCCCGGCACCCATCGTAGTGGCCTGCGCCCATGGCCACCTGGATGACTTCCCCTGGCGCGAATATGTCCACCGTGGGGATACCGAATGCACGAGGCGTCTGCGGCTGTTCACGCGGGCGCGGACCGGCTCAATCGCCGACCTGGTGGTAGAGTGCGACTGCGGGCGCGACGATCCCAAGAAGCCCAGCAAGGTCTTCCGCTCGCTGAGTGACGCTTTTAACCAGGAGAAGTTCACAGAGGAATGCAAGGGGCGCCGGCCCTGGATGGGCATGAGCGAATACGATGCCCACGGGTGTCAGCAGCCCCAGAGCTTGCGCGCCATGCAGCGCGTGGCGACCAACGGCTGGTTCTCGGTAGTGCGCAGCGCTCTGTCCATCGGCGAGCAGGCGACGCCGCTGCGCCGCGCCGTGCAGGAGTGCAACCAGGGCCAAATCGAGAAGCTCACCACCCCGGAAGGAGTGAAGGTCATGCTCGACATGGGCATGTTCCCCTCGCTTTCCGGTTACACGCCGCAAGAGGTGTGGGACGAGTTACAGCGGATGCGGGGACTCAAGGAGTTGTCTGACACCGACCTGCGGCGGCCCGAGTGGGAAGTGCTGCGCGACCCGGATTCTGCCCAGGACGATCAAAAAGACCTCTTCCTGGAAGGCGGCGAGGTTCCAACTGGCTTCGAGACTGAGGTGACCCGGGTGGTTCTCGCACGCAAGCTGCTGGAAGTGCGGGCTCTGGTGGGCTTCACGCGGATTGACGCGGTGGCCGGCTTTGATGACGAACTGCCGGACCAACTTGCGCCCCTGAGCCGGACGCCACTGGATTGGCTCCCGGCGGTGGAGGTGCGTGGGGAAGGGATATTCATCGAGCTGAACGAGACCAAGCTACGTGAGTGGGAGGGCCAGAAGGCCGTCCGGCAGCGGGCCCTGCAACTAGCCGTCAACTTCAGCACGTTACAGCGGCAGTTCCGGGGACGCCAGCCCGTGCCATTCCCGGGGGCACGCTACGTTCTGCTGCACTCGCTGTCGCACGCGCTGATTCGACAACTGTCCCTGGACTGCGGCTACTCGGCGAGTGCGATTCGCGAACGCATTTACAGCAGCACTGACCCGGAGCAGCCTATGAGCGGCATCTTGCTCTACACCGCCAGTGCGGATACCGACGGCAGCCTAGGAGGGCTGGTGGACCTGGGTTCTGATAAGCGGCTGCCCGAATTGCTGCGCGGCGCGCTGCGCTCGATGGAGCGCTGCTCTTCGGATCCACTATGCGCAGATCATGAGCCGGCCGAGCATGGAGGACTCAAGGGCGCAGCCTGCCACGCTTGCGTGTTGGCCTCAGAGACGTCTTGTGAGACGTTCAACCGCTTTTTGGATCGGAACTTCCTGGTGCCGACCATGGCCCGCAGTGACTTGGCCTTCTTTGGACGAGAACATTTGAGATAA
- a CDS encoding TniQ family protein produces the protein MEGLLPVRPRPYDGELFTSWLMRLAHANVQRLPFFTRMLTGDANFWVHDADRHLRPDVVEQLAAATGVTPERVEALSLRAFEGRLFPGFQPRSLPRWVLPLYKKGYLRERPGVVYCPHCLREKLYLRLHWRLSFMTACPEHGCELLDACPRCQAPYAPQRNDLGFGQDWSVQPEPPFGYCAACEADLRDAPTRPAAPALVTLQAQLLEALRCGVMPWTPGHEVPAIEGFDVLHQLLAVVVQGDMEAYLTRTCGHEVLQAPPERRNRAFEDHALPDRRRLMQRVTDLIEDWPQRLIRACETARVYKRPLMVNFAAAPAWYVAVADQVSRANGRRPYKRTPLVPHLSLEELRAELQAAPTARERRRWEILCHYHGVEEALPVAQALGASRELVFRTVSVYNESGPDAMRHHQRGRPNPRKRLLTAEQEADLHAAMQRVPMTYEEMADWVERRVGKRPCASTMWIYRRGAENQSREGRRARQ, from the coding sequence GTGGAAGGCCTGTTGCCTGTCCGGCCCCGTCCCTACGATGGGGAACTGTTCACCTCATGGCTGATGCGCCTCGCCCATGCCAACGTGCAGCGCCTGCCGTTCTTCACCCGCATGCTCACGGGAGACGCGAACTTCTGGGTTCACGACGCGGACCGCCATCTTCGCCCGGACGTGGTCGAGCAACTGGCCGCGGCCACTGGGGTTACGCCTGAACGGGTGGAGGCCCTGTCGCTGCGGGCTTTCGAGGGGCGGCTGTTTCCCGGCTTCCAGCCCCGGAGCCTGCCTCGCTGGGTGCTGCCCCTCTACAAGAAGGGCTACCTGCGTGAACGGCCCGGTGTGGTGTATTGCCCCCACTGTCTGCGCGAAAAGCTGTACCTCCGGCTCCACTGGCGGCTCTCGTTCATGACCGCCTGTCCGGAGCACGGTTGTGAGTTGCTGGATGCCTGCCCGCGTTGTCAGGCCCCCTATGCCCCTCAGCGCAATGACCTCGGATTCGGTCAGGACTGGAGCGTGCAACCAGAGCCGCCCTTCGGCTATTGCGCGGCCTGCGAGGCCGACCTGCGCGACGCCCCCACCAGACCAGCAGCCCCCGCCCTCGTGACCTTGCAGGCCCAGCTTCTGGAGGCGCTGCGCTGCGGCGTCATGCCATGGACCCCCGGCCATGAGGTTCCAGCCATTGAGGGCTTCGACGTGCTCCACCAGTTGCTCGCTGTGGTGGTTCAGGGGGACATGGAGGCATACCTGACCCGGACCTGTGGTCACGAGGTCTTGCAGGCCCCTCCTGAGCGCCGCAACCGGGCCTTCGAGGATCATGCCCTCCCCGACCGCCGACGCCTGATGCAGCGGGTGACTGACCTGATCGAGGACTGGCCCCAGCGGCTCATCCGGGCCTGTGAAACGGCGCGCGTCTACAAGCGGCCCTTGATGGTGAACTTTGCGGCGGCTCCAGCGTGGTACGTGGCCGTCGCTGACCAGGTGAGCCGGGCGAACGGGCGTCGGCCCTACAAGCGGACGCCCCTCGTGCCTCACCTCAGCCTCGAAGAACTTCGTGCGGAGTTGCAGGCGGCCCCGACAGCCCGGGAAAGGCGGCGCTGGGAAATCCTCTGTCATTACCACGGAGTGGAAGAGGCGCTGCCTGTGGCTCAGGCGCTGGGGGCATCACGAGAACTGGTCTTCCGCACTGTCAGCGTCTACAACGAGAGTGGGCCGGACGCCATGCGACACCACCAGCGGGGTCGCCCCAACCCCCGCAAGCGCCTGTTGACCGCCGAGCAGGAGGCGGACCTGCACGCGGCGATGCAGCGGGTTCCTATGACCTACGAGGAGATGGCGGACTGGGTGGAGCGCCGTGTTGGCAAGCGCCCCTGCGCCTCGACGATGTGGATCTACAGGCGGGGCGCGGAAAACCAGTCACGGGAAGGGCGGCGGGCACGGCAGTAG
- a CDS encoding DNA cytosine methyltransferase: MLEYEQMTTSPFSPLALDGRPLGEILAVLYQEEERTPWADRFGELMRHSLRWPAEQLRTLSLFSGGGGLDIAFHDAGFDVVEMVELSPSYCATLTHNAVPGGMLAGSQVRCGDIRTYDAGHLRNIAFIIGGPPCQTFSAAGRRMAGAPGAKDPRGELFEPYVALLKQLQPRGFLFENVPGIKSADGGKTWPRILQEFDRAGYDVFERVLDAADYGVPQHRERLFVVGVRKGSGTFAFPRPTHGPDAETGLEHFPAGQAVAGADVSGVIRGIGGIYGHLLPDIPPGLNYSFYTARMGDPRPLFAWRSKFSDFLYKADPERPVRTLKAADSGYTGPFSWENRVFTSGELKRLQTFPDAYVLHGTSKGQGEQIGNAVPPQVGRILALAILDQVFGLPIPWTVPYLKPGEPLSFSRLKRNRQADSLAKARAAHAKRGVTPLVSAARHVSRNRRLGTGFEWTEHETGTGVYRVEADLGEKEWRISAGERLEGYGYELELRPSRDRSWHIPLERVVLIGRDRQAETHTALWLAFEEFLREVYGKYDLVQLSDYYYYPSRIQARFTFPGARPRGKVWKALRAVVEGHGVGERMMVHQLAKIWGLKEMDVLPVLQGLRALGYEVRGASTNLQMSPEEYLVPYAFPSLRPKSVQRHQLLKQLEQAPAAAGLLATADDEEDD, from the coding sequence GTGCTCGAATACGAGCAGATGACCACCTCCCCGTTCTCCCCCCTGGCCCTTGACGGCCGCCCCCTAGGGGAGATTCTCGCCGTCCTTTATCAAGAAGAGGAGAGGACGCCCTGGGCAGATCGCTTTGGTGAGCTGATGCGGCACTCCTTGCGGTGGCCAGCCGAGCAGTTGCGGACCCTGAGTCTTTTCTCGGGGGGTGGGGGGTTGGACATTGCTTTTCATGACGCGGGCTTCGACGTGGTGGAGATGGTCGAACTCAGCCCCAGCTACTGCGCGACGCTGACCCACAACGCGGTGCCGGGCGGCATGCTGGCGGGGTCGCAGGTGCGCTGCGGGGACATCCGTACTTACGACGCGGGCCACCTGCGCAACATTGCCTTCATTATCGGGGGGCCGCCGTGTCAGACCTTCTCAGCCGCAGGACGGCGCATGGCAGGTGCTCCCGGTGCCAAGGACCCACGTGGGGAACTGTTTGAGCCGTACGTCGCGCTGCTCAAGCAGCTTCAGCCCCGGGGTTTTCTGTTTGAGAACGTGCCCGGAATCAAGAGCGCCGATGGCGGGAAGACCTGGCCACGCATCCTGCAAGAGTTCGACCGGGCTGGATACGACGTGTTCGAGCGAGTGCTGGACGCGGCGGATTATGGGGTGCCGCAACACCGCGAACGCCTCTTCGTGGTTGGCGTGCGCAAAGGCTCGGGAACCTTTGCCTTTCCGCGCCCCACCCATGGCCCCGATGCGGAGACCGGGCTGGAACACTTCCCTGCAGGTCAGGCCGTTGCAGGGGCCGACGTCAGTGGGGTGATCCGAGGGATCGGCGGCATCTATGGGCACTTGCTGCCTGATATTCCTCCAGGCTTAAACTACAGCTTCTATACGGCGCGCATGGGGGATCCGCGCCCGTTGTTCGCCTGGCGCTCAAAGTTTTCGGATTTCCTCTATAAGGCTGACCCTGAGCGCCCGGTGCGGACGCTCAAGGCTGCCGACTCGGGCTACACTGGTCCTTTCTCCTGGGAGAACCGCGTGTTCACCAGCGGGGAACTCAAGCGGCTGCAGACTTTCCCTGACGCTTACGTTCTTCACGGCACCTCTAAGGGACAGGGGGAGCAGATAGGCAACGCGGTTCCGCCTCAAGTGGGACGGATTCTGGCGCTGGCCATCCTCGACCAGGTGTTTGGCCTTCCGATCCCCTGGACGGTGCCGTATCTGAAGCCTGGCGAGCCCCTCTCTTTTTCTCGCCTGAAGCGCAACCGCCAAGCGGACTCTTTGGCCAAGGCCCGTGCCGCTCATGCCAAGCGTGGGGTGACGCCCCTGGTGTCGGCCGCGCGGCACGTGTCCCGGAACCGACGCCTGGGGACGGGCTTTGAGTGGACGGAACACGAGACCGGCACGGGGGTCTACCGAGTTGAAGCCGACCTGGGGGAAAAGGAGTGGCGCATCAGCGCGGGCGAGCGCCTAGAAGGTTATGGTTATGAGCTTGAACTCCGGCCTAGTCGGGATCGGAGCTGGCATATTCCTCTGGAGCGGGTGGTTCTGATCGGGCGGGACCGTCAGGCGGAGACGCACACTGCCCTGTGGTTGGCCTTCGAAGAGTTCTTGCGCGAGGTGTATGGCAAGTACGACCTGGTCCAACTATCGGACTACTATTACTATCCATCGCGCATCCAGGCACGCTTTACTTTTCCAGGAGCGCGCCCCCGGGGCAAGGTCTGGAAGGCGCTGCGGGCGGTGGTCGAGGGCCATGGTGTGGGCGAACGCATGATGGTCCACCAACTGGCCAAAATCTGGGGATTGAAGGAGATGGATGTGCTACCAGTCTTGCAGGGGCTGCGCGCACTCGGATATGAGGTGCGCGGCGCTAGTACTAACCTACAGATGTCCCCGGAGGAATATCTGGTGCCGTATGCGTTCCCGTCACTGCGTCCCAAGAGTGTGCAACGCCACCAGCTCTTAAAGCAGCTGGAGCAAGCGCCAGCGGCCGCAGGTCTGCTGGCTACCGCCGACGATGAGGAGGATGACTGA
- a CDS encoding tyrosine-type recombinase/integrase, with the protein MPYALELYRGPLNQSQRLLSLPRAELRRQTFQAVQNGDQQTLCDLMKAHLLAFGEAGGRISDHTLRSYTTSVRQFLTYAKRNAVNILRATPEQGLLWVRGMETVGKAAATVRVRMAGVRAFYRALRWATDIQTDPLQDVKAMRDPTPPWEKRLPYQVAEIDTLVNASPPKFRRLILLCAHAGLRISEALSVKADDVTEDALMVRNGKGGKARRVVLSRTLREALKAAPLCPEEAMTYQTARRTLKALCDLTAVPYRAWHSMRHYAGTRLSRETGSLECVARHLGHTNLATARIYAKWSDDALVQSVGNW; encoded by the coding sequence ATGCCTTATGCATTGGAGCTTTACCGCGGCCCCCTAAACCAGTCCCAGCGGCTTCTGTCACTCCCGCGCGCCGAACTCCGGCGTCAGACCTTTCAGGCTGTTCAGAACGGTGATCAACAAACACTATGCGACCTGATGAAGGCGCATCTGCTGGCCTTCGGAGAGGCGGGCGGGCGGATCAGCGACCACACTCTGCGCTCGTACACCACCAGTGTCCGTCAGTTTCTCACCTACGCAAAGCGCAATGCCGTCAACATCCTCCGTGCCACCCCTGAGCAGGGCCTTCTCTGGGTCAGGGGCATGGAGACTGTCGGGAAGGCTGCGGCTACCGTTCGGGTCAGAATGGCTGGTGTCCGTGCCTTTTACCGCGCCCTCCGCTGGGCGACCGACATCCAGACTGATCCCCTTCAGGACGTCAAGGCAATGAGAGATCCGACGCCACCATGGGAGAAGCGTCTGCCATATCAGGTGGCTGAGATCGACACCCTCGTGAACGCCAGCCCGCCGAAGTTCCGGCGGCTGATCCTGTTGTGTGCCCATGCTGGGCTGCGGATCAGTGAGGCCTTGAGCGTGAAAGCAGACGACGTGACGGAGGACGCACTGATGGTCCGCAATGGCAAGGGCGGGAAGGCCAGGCGGGTCGTCCTGAGCCGGACGCTCAGGGAGGCGCTCAAAGCGGCCCCGCTGTGCCCCGAAGAGGCCATGACGTACCAGACGGCCCGGCGTACGTTGAAAGCCCTGTGCGACCTCACGGCGGTGCCTTACCGGGCGTGGCACTCCATGCGCCACTACGCAGGTACGCGCCTGAGCCGCGAAACGGGCAGCCTTGAATGCGTGGCGCGGCATCTGGGGCACACCAACCTCGCCACGGCGCGGATCTACGCCAAGTGGAGCGATGACGCTTTGGTTCAAAGCGTAGGCAACTGGTAA
- a CDS encoding TniB family NTP-binding protein: protein MAQERQLIEAAAALLKAPDAERIAFIKRDRWIGYPQAKAALVEMETLYSYPVVTRPPNMLLTADTNNGKSTIVNRFAALHPVVDDPHAARAERPVIVLDAPSAPDEERFYNHLLKELGAIYKPSDRIDKKLFQLTDLLLKTGLQVLVIDEINNSLAGTGTRRQQMLNAIKELGNSLGRPIILTGTFDALLMLREDKQVQNRFPPFVLPKWQLDGDFLQLLASFESALPLRRASNLASERLAPLLLILSGGLIGELSRLLKRAATEAILSGRERITIPLLLDLKWLPPEERDKAASAAEAGLVYRFDYRDRLAALGIDQGDEDDEDAE from the coding sequence GTGGCACAAGAACGGCAGTTGATCGAGGCGGCTGCGGCGCTGTTGAAGGCACCGGACGCGGAGCGGATCGCGTTCATCAAGAGAGACCGCTGGATCGGGTACCCGCAGGCGAAGGCGGCCCTCGTGGAGATGGAGACCCTCTACAGCTATCCCGTAGTGACGCGCCCGCCGAACATGCTGCTGACGGCGGACACCAACAACGGCAAGTCAACCATTGTGAACCGCTTTGCGGCACTGCATCCGGTGGTGGATGACCCCCACGCGGCCCGTGCAGAGCGCCCGGTGATCGTTCTGGACGCGCCGAGTGCCCCGGATGAGGAGCGGTTTTACAACCACCTGCTCAAGGAACTGGGCGCGATCTACAAGCCGAGCGACCGCATCGACAAGAAGCTCTTTCAGTTGACCGACCTCCTCTTGAAGACAGGCTTGCAGGTGCTTGTCATCGATGAGATCAACAACAGCCTCGCGGGGACCGGCACGCGCCGCCAGCAGATGCTGAACGCCATCAAGGAACTCGGGAACTCCCTCGGTCGCCCCATCATCCTGACCGGAACCTTCGACGCCCTGCTGATGCTGCGGGAAGACAAGCAGGTCCAGAACCGCTTCCCGCCCTTCGTGCTTCCCAAGTGGCAACTCGATGGCGACTTCCTCCAGCTTCTTGCCTCGTTCGAATCGGCCCTGCCCCTGAGGCGCGCCTCGAATCTCGCTTCTGAACGCCTCGCGCCACTGCTGCTGATCCTCAGCGGGGGCTTGATCGGTGAACTCAGTCGTCTGCTCAAGCGGGCGGCCACCGAAGCCATCCTCAGTGGCCGGGAACGTATCACCATTCCGCTGCTTCTGGACCTCAAGTGGCTGCCGCCTGAGGAGCGCGACAAAGCGGCGAGTGCAGCGGAGGCCGGACTGGTCTACCGCTTCGACTACCGTGACCGTCTCGCGGCCCTCGGCATCGACCAGGGCGATGAAGACGACGAGGACGCCGAGTAA
- the drmA gene encoding DISARM system helicase DrmA, producing the protein MTHSPPSSTSDVPNVPPGFGPKRTVRSRLIELLTQELMGPASPEEVSAEFPTTRYLLGRLAPLETLEDDVGEADPDFSVFEDGGDDTDLGDTPPPPPLLTSFKPSSFGLSFLLDTGVQQVDVELSWGDYEPEGDSSITWHRRPRQGKVTGLRVNQTGKLPSIPLHPEGLGADHVGVEVEGLQDNDVRLEGVVSEFGGYRAVSLFLVNRRPADAKEDRRKDRRWIFQPRMTVRAPDKTPIFVAKDAVRDQQRALDDDEASNALLYRHAREFATGHGVAAEWSEPDGDSKRTVAVWTEFIPSFEIPALVAPASAAGGACLDMRDLAEAKSGAEVRGMLQPILTAYRQWIAKVEQECEQPDIQGDTSLADAAKRHLRRCGEALQRMEKGLELIESDAKVFQAFGFANRAMWMQRTQAIWAARTRKTGERTGSPRDVDIDFADNRTWRPFQMGFILLNLRGVADPSSPDRDLVDLLWFPTGGGKTEAYLGLAAFTLALRRLKGGTATHAADAGVSVIMRYTLRLLTIQQFQRATALVAACEMLRRGDERSYGKERFRIGLWVGQSATPNTYDDAKLSLESGETKKGTPVQLLACPWCGEHLVDRGKPRARTYIADDFCKRILLYCPNRDCDFSGPKSSGQGIPVVVVDDEIYRMRPCVIIGTVDKFARLPFKGETQGIFGARSRYHPQFGHLTAAHKGFKGRGKDASTAAKPLLPPELIIQDELHLISGPLGTMVGLYETAVDHLTQIQQEGKRVRAKVIASTATIRRADEQVRQLYARELRVFPPSGVTARDSFFAKEVKINPEKDASAGRLYVGLNAPGSSGKTLMVRIYAALLASAQQAMDVRVESGEVMDADPYATLVGYFNSLRALGGAKRLVEDDVRVRLRYLRQQHQFPHRRYLNVEEMTSRKKSFEIPELLKRLDLPFPRPEKGQSMPWPLDVLLATNMISVGVDVDRLGLMVVAGQPKTTAEYIQATSRVGRKYPGLVVVAYNWLGARDLSHYERFRSYHAAIYRHVEAISATPFASRALDRGLHGVYVAMNRLQDAIMVRNEDAHGFQPQALSATKVIEEIVQRAAALRDGDEAERIRQRLEKAAEEWQRLNEDPTIYWNGPKSPPKNNARVLIRTSGSREEGRWAVPGSLREVEPTVAINLLENL; encoded by the coding sequence ATGACCCATAGTCCCCCCAGTTCAACATCTGATGTCCCTAACGTCCCACCAGGCTTTGGCCCCAAGCGTACGGTGCGCTCAAGGCTCATTGAACTCCTCACCCAGGAGTTGATGGGACCTGCCTCTCCCGAGGAAGTCTCGGCCGAGTTTCCTACTACCCGCTATCTGCTCGGGCGCCTGGCACCCCTGGAGACCCTGGAGGACGACGTCGGTGAGGCTGATCCTGACTTCAGTGTCTTTGAGGACGGGGGCGATGACACTGATCTCGGTGACACCCCACCGCCGCCGCCGCTGCTGACCAGCTTTAAGCCGTCGTCTTTCGGTCTATCCTTCCTGCTTGATACGGGGGTTCAGCAGGTCGACGTCGAGCTAAGCTGGGGGGACTATGAGCCCGAAGGCGACTCATCCATCACGTGGCATCGGCGTCCCCGCCAGGGCAAGGTCACGGGCCTCCGCGTCAACCAGACTGGGAAGCTGCCCAGCATCCCGCTTCATCCAGAGGGGCTAGGCGCGGACCATGTCGGAGTCGAGGTTGAAGGACTCCAAGACAATGACGTGCGCCTGGAGGGCGTGGTCAGTGAGTTCGGCGGCTACCGCGCCGTGAGCCTCTTCTTGGTAAATCGGCGTCCCGCCGACGCCAAGGAGGATCGCCGCAAGGACCGGCGGTGGATCTTTCAACCGCGCATGACCGTTCGCGCACCGGATAAGACTCCCATTTTCGTCGCCAAAGATGCGGTGCGCGACCAACAGCGTGCCCTGGACGACGATGAAGCCAGCAACGCCCTGTTGTACCGGCATGCCCGGGAATTCGCCACCGGCCACGGCGTGGCCGCCGAGTGGTCAGAGCCCGATGGTGACAGCAAGCGTACAGTTGCCGTCTGGACTGAATTTATTCCGAGCTTTGAGATTCCCGCTCTGGTGGCTCCCGCTTCAGCGGCGGGCGGTGCCTGCTTGGACATGCGCGACCTGGCCGAGGCAAAGAGCGGTGCCGAGGTACGAGGGATGCTTCAACCCATTCTGACAGCTTACCGGCAATGGATAGCCAAGGTGGAGCAGGAGTGTGAACAGCCGGACATCCAAGGCGACACAAGCCTCGCCGATGCAGCCAAGCGCCACCTGAGGCGCTGCGGCGAGGCGCTGCAGCGTATGGAGAAAGGGCTTGAGCTGATTGAGAGCGACGCCAAGGTCTTCCAGGCTTTTGGCTTTGCGAACCGGGCAATGTGGATGCAACGCACGCAGGCGATCTGGGCAGCGCGCACCCGCAAAACCGGTGAGCGCACCGGCTCGCCCAGGGACGTCGACATCGACTTCGCCGACAACCGCACCTGGCGCCCCTTCCAGATGGGCTTCATTCTGCTGAATCTGCGTGGCGTGGCGGACCCGAGCAGTCCAGACCGCGATCTGGTCGATCTTCTCTGGTTTCCCACTGGCGGTGGTAAGACCGAGGCCTACCTGGGTCTGGCGGCCTTCACCCTGGCGCTGCGCCGCCTCAAGGGCGGCACGGCGACTCACGCCGCAGACGCTGGGGTCAGCGTGATTATGCGCTACACCCTGCGTCTGCTCACCATCCAGCAGTTCCAGCGCGCTACGGCGCTGGTGGCCGCCTGCGAAATGCTGCGGCGCGGAGATGAGCGCAGCTACGGCAAGGAGCGCTTCCGCATTGGGCTGTGGGTGGGTCAGTCGGCCACGCCCAACACCTATGACGATGCCAAGTTGAGCCTGGAAAGCGGGGAGACCAAAAAGGGAACACCCGTCCAACTACTTGCCTGTCCGTGGTGTGGCGAGCACCTGGTGGACAGAGGGAAGCCCCGTGCCAGGACGTACATCGCTGATGATTTCTGCAAGAGAATCCTGTTGTACTGCCCCAACCGGGACTGCGACTTTTCCGGCCCCAAGTCCAGCGGCCAAGGCATTCCCGTGGTGGTGGTAGACGATGAGATCTACCGCATGCGGCCGTGTGTGATCATCGGCACCGTCGACAAGTTCGCGCGCTTGCCCTTCAAAGGTGAGACACAGGGCATCTTCGGGGCGCGGTCCCGGTATCACCCACAGTTCGGACATCTCACCGCCGCCCATAAGGGCTTCAAGGGCCGCGGCAAGGACGCATCTACTGCAGCCAAGCCCCTGCTGCCGCCAGAGCTGATTATCCAAGATGAGTTACACCTGATTTCGGGGCCCTTAGGCACCATGGTGGGGCTCTACGAAACGGCAGTGGACCACCTCACACAGATACAACAGGAAGGTAAGCGTGTCCGCGCTAAGGTCATCGCGTCCACCGCTACGATTCGCCGGGCCGATGAGCAAGTCCGCCAACTTTACGCCCGGGAGTTGCGCGTATTCCCACCCAGCGGTGTGACTGCTCGTGACTCCTTTTTCGCCAAGGAAGTCAAAATCAACCCCGAGAAAGATGCCTCGGCAGGCCGTCTCTATGTCGGGCTCAACGCTCCAGGGTCGAGCGGCAAGACGTTGATGGTGCGTATCTACGCCGCACTGCTCGCGTCGGCCCAGCAGGCCATGGATGTGCGAGTGGAGTCGGGTGAGGTCATGGACGCAGACCCATACGCTACCCTGGTGGGGTACTTCAACAGCTTGCGAGCCCTGGGCGGTGCCAAGCGTTTGGTCGAAGATGACGTGCGGGTGCGCTTGAGATACCTACGGCAGCAGCATCAATTTCCGCATAGACGTTACCTGAATGTCGAGGAGATGACCAGCCGCAAGAAGTCCTTTGAGATCCCAGAGCTGCTTAAGCGGTTGGACCTACCCTTTCCGCGTCCCGAGAAGGGCCAGTCTATGCCCTGGCCGCTAGATGTGTTGCTGGCGACCAACATGATTTCGGTAGGCGTGGACGTTGACCGCCTGGGCCTGATGGTGGTCGCGGGACAGCCCAAGACCACGGCCGAGTACATCCAGGCGACCAGCCGCGTGGGGCGCAAGTACCCTGGCTTGGTCGTCGTGGCCTACAACTGGCTGGGCGCACGCGACCTGTCGCACTACGAGCGCTTCCGTTCCTATCACGCGGCGATTTACCGGCATGTCGAGGCGATCAGCGCCACCCCCTTTGCCTCCCGGGCGCTAGATCGGGGACTGCATGGGGTGTATGTGGCCATGAATCGACTGCAAGACGCAATTATGGTGCGCAATGAAGATGCGCATGGATTCCAGCCGCAAGCGCTGAGCGCAACAAAGGTCATCGAAGAGATCGTGCAGCGGGCCGCGGCTCTGCGCGACGGCGATGAGGCCGAGCGAATACGCCAAAGGCTGGAGAAGGCAGCTGAGGAGTGGCAACGCCTCAACGAGGATCCGACGATTTACTGGAATGGGCCTAAGTCCCCTCCCAAGAACAACGCGCGCGTCCTGATCCGCACCTCCGGATCGCGCGAAGAAGGTCGCTGGGCCGTGCCGGGCTCGCTGCGCGAGGTGGAGCCCACCGTCGCCATCAATCTGCTGGAGAACCTCTGA